TGAGGAGGAACCGATCGAGTGGAGAAGGGAGGCCGGTCGGAGGGAAAGAAGTGACGAAGAAGACGTACGACGAAAAAGACGCACTGATAAGCCACGGCAATGCTAGTGTTGTTCATTCTAGTATCCTAATACAACGTGTCACCTAGCCCCCCACCCCTTCGTTTCAGGTGGAACGCTCCGAAGGAGGGGTGGTGGGGGGAGGGGATCTAGAACGGGAAGCTTTATGATGGTAGACCAGAAACAGCATCCGCAATCCTAGCAAAAACAAATATTTACTAGGAGAGTGGTGGTTTATTGCTAGATTCTACTAGATCTACTGTCTTCCAGCCGCTTCTGTTACTAGATCCTGCTCTTCACCGCGATTCTCCCCGTAGCGGGTCTGGCGAACGGACTCGAGCCGAAACGAAGGGTGTCCTACTCGTCCCGGCCACGCAGAACCGCTCGTCGGGAGGGGTCCACTCGACTCTCTCCAGTTGAAACGAAGGGGTGGGGGTGTTCTGATCCGCAGTGGTCGACCCGGATCGATCGACCCCTGTATCATTCATCATGGGGATCGTTCACCACGGCACCGTACTCGGTACAGCGAATCATCCACTCGGGCAATTACAAGAGAGTCTGATCGCCGGGATCGCGTGGCTCCTGCAACGTGCGTTCTCGGATCGATTCCCCGCCGAAAGCGTTTCTGGAACCCCTCGAAGGTCACCGTTCTCGAGTCTCCCGGTGACTCACGATCCGTGCTCACCCCGACGACCGCATTCCTCGCGTCCAGCGATCGGTTCGTTCTGTCGCGATAGCCGAGGTTCAGTGCGCGTGGCCTGGAATCCGACGATCCAATCGTTGCGGGATCTGAAAGCTAACGATCCGATCGTTGCGAGACCTTACATTCACCCTGTAATTCTCTATTAAATCGCATTCACTGCTGTAAGACAGTACACATGTCTGACGTAGGCTTAAGTGAATTCAGTCAGTAGTACGCGCAGATGCACCCCGCGGTGCTGGAGGTCCCCAAGGATGGGATTGTTCACAGAACTCAAAGATAGTATCTCTCGGGTGACGGAGCGCCTGTTCTCCGAACAGGAACCGAAACGAATCGGCATCTATGGACCGCCAAATGCCGGCAAAACGACGCTCGCGAACCGCATCGCACGCGACTGGACAGGCGACGCGATCGGGACGGAAAGTCGCGTGCCACACGAAACCCGGCGCGCACGTCGGAAGGAGGGCATCGAGATCGAACGGGACGGCAAGACGGTGACGATCGACATCGTCGACACGCCGGGTGTGACGACGAAAGTCGACTACGAGGAGTTCATGGACGACATGGAGGAGGACGACGCCATCCGCCGATCGCGCGAGGCCACCGAGGGTGTCGCCGAGGCGATGCACTGGCTGCGCGAGGACGTCGATGGCGTCATCTACGTCCTGGATAGCGCGGTGGATCCGATCACCCAGGTCAACACGATGCTCATCGGGATCATCGAATCCCGCGATCTGCCGGTCCTCATCTTCGCGAACAAGATCGACCTCGACGAGTCGAGCGTCAAGCGGATCGAGGA
The nucleotide sequence above comes from Halosolutus halophilus. Encoded proteins:
- a CDS encoding Era-like GTP-binding protein, coding for MGLFTELKDSISRVTERLFSEQEPKRIGIYGPPNAGKTTLANRIARDWTGDAIGTESRVPHETRRARRKEGIEIERDGKTVTIDIVDTPGVTTKVDYEEFMDDMEEDDAIRRSREATEGVAEAMHWLREDVDGVIYVLDSAVDPITQVNTMLIGIIESRDLPVLIFANKIDLDESSVKRIEDAFPQHTTVPLSAKEGDNMDEVYDSIAEYFG